In Chitinophaga oryzae, the sequence TACAGTAAATACGGGGTGGACTTTGTGAAAACCTCTACCGGTTATGCTGAAAAAGGCGCTACCGTGGAGGCGGTGAAGCTGATGAGGGCTAATCTGCCTGATAATATACAGATCAAAGCTTCCGGCGGTATTCGTACCTTTGCCTTTGCAGCGGAACTGATAGCAGCCGGCGCCACCCGTATCGGGGCCAGTGCCAGCGTTCAGATCGTGAAGGAAGGCGGAGAAGACACTGCTCATTCAGATTATTAATTTTTAATTATACAGTATTCATGCAAAAATTATTCATCCTGGTTTGCTGCCTGTTGGGAAGTAGCTGGGCCATGGCGCAGGACTATACCATGTCCGGCAATGGTTCGGTAAAAGTGATCAAGGATAGCCGGTTGGACGCGCTGATCAGAAAACAGATCTACATCAACACCCTGGCCATCCGCAACCAATCCGGTTTCCGGGTACAGGTGATCTCTACCAACAAGCGCGGCGATGCCAATGAAGCCAAAGCCCGGGTAATGCAGCTGTACAGTGATTATCGTACATACCTGGATTATCAGGCACCCTATTTTAAAGTGCGCGTAGGCGATTTCAAAACCCGCGAGGAAGCCAGCGAGTTGCGCGACAAGCTCTCCAGCCTCTTTTCAGGCGGCGTATTTGTAGTTCCAGCCATTATCAACGTGTCACCGGATAAAGAACTGTCGAATGAAGAACCGTATTAAAGAGCTGGCTAAAGCCTATGCACCTGCTTTTATAGACATCAGGCGCCATATTCACTCCCATCCCGAACTATCTTTCCAGGAATATAAAACCTCCGAATTTATTCAGCAGCAACTGGATAAATTCGGCGTGCCCTATAAAGCAGGTATCGCCGGAACAGGCGTTATCGCGCTCATAGAAGGTAAAAATCCTGCTTCCAAAACCATCGCCCTCCGGGCAGACATCGATGCGCTACCCATCAACGAGGCCAACGATGTGTCCTATAAGTCGGTGAACAACGGCATTATGCACGCCTGTGGCCACGACGTACATACTACTGTGGTATTGGGCGCTACCAAAATACTGCATGAACTGAAAGATGAGCTGGAAGGAACGGTCAAAATCCTGTTTCAGCCCGGTGAAGAAAAACACCCGGGCGGCGCCAGCATCATGATCGAAGAAGGCGCGCTGGAAAACCCCCGTCCGGACGCTATCCTGGGCCTGCATGTGCATCCTTCCATGGAGACCGGCAAACTGGGATTCTGCGCCGGTAAATACATGGCCAGCGCCGACGAGATTTATATCACGGTGAAAAGCAAAGGCGGGCACGCCGCCCAGCCGCATCTCACCGTAGACACCATCCTGGTGGCTTCGCAGCTGGTGGTAAGCCTGCAACAGGTGATTTCCCGCAACAACAACCCTTTCTCCCCGTCGGTACTGTCTATCTGTGCTTTCAACGGCGGTTTCACCACCAATGTGATTCCCAGCGAAGTAAAACTGATGGGCACTTTCAGAGCGATGGACGAAACCTGGCGTTTTAAAGCGCATGAGCTGATCCGCAAACAGGCAGCCGGCATCGCAGAAGCGACGGGCGCTGATATCGATATCGACATTCTCGTGGGTTACCCCACCCTGTATAATAATGAAGCCGTTACCGCCAAAGCCAGGCAACTGGCTGAAGACTACATCGGCAAAGAGCAGGTGGAAGACACAGAACTGCGCATGGGCGCGGAAGACTTCGCGTTTTATTCGCAGATCGTACCAGCCTGCTTCTTCCGGCTCGGTACCGGTAACAAGGAAAAAGGGATCACCTCCGGTGTACATACGCCTACTTTCGATGTAGACGAAAGAGCCATTGAAATAGGAATGGGCACCATGGCTTACCTGGCCACCCAATTCTGAGAGAGGTAAAACATCATAATAAAAGCGTCTCGATAAACATCGGGACGCTTTTTTATTTCGATTCTTTTTGTGATGACAGGAGGATGAATGGATAGTCGTCCCCGTGATTTGAAGTAAAGTCGTAAATCGTATAATCCTTAACGTTAGTATTTATTTTATTTCCCTGATACGCTGCAACACCATTGGTGAAAGATGGATTTCCCGAAGGCTGTCCAGCTGCATGGTCCCCCGCTCGTAAGCGCCCCGGAATTCAAGCCTGGAGCCTCTGGCCAGGAGAATGTCCACACTGTCGATCTTCGTGGCATCATCAATAACGAGATTGCTTTCACGACCGCCGGAAAAAGAAAGGATGCCTATCTGGCTGTTCGAAAAGTACGTCTCTGCTTTCGGCCCCGCGGTAACAGTCAGTGAAGAGGACTTCATATCGTTAAACCGCAAATGCGAAGAAGGTGCAATGACCTGTTTGATCGCCGGCGCTTTCAGTTCCAGGTCGCCGGATTTGAATACGGTGATGATCAGCGTGTCGGCGGCGTAGCGTACCGATATGCTGTCGGATGTATATTTGGTCAGCGTATACTTTTCGTCCGGTTTTATGCTAAGGAAGCCTGCAGGCCAGGTGCTGGTGATCGTCGTCTCACTGGTGGTATTGCCATCCATCGTTTTGATTTGTTTGACCTTGACCGAGCGGATACTATCATGCTGTGGCTGGCCGGAAGCAGTTTCCACTTTCACTATCTGAAACGGTTGCAGCGTTATCGTGGTGGGAGCTGCATAATCCCGCGGTCCGCCGGAATTGACATTGGTAATTCCATTGCTGTAATTGGCACGCAGCACAATATCGGTGCACAGCATCAATAACACGAGTGCCCCCAGGAAGCCGAGTAATAATTTATTGCTGGTTTTCATGTTATTTGAAATTAGATTTTTTGAATTTTTCGTAATACGGTTTCAGTTCATCCACATCAATATCCAGCAGGTACATGCTGCGGAAGAGGCTGGGCAGTTCGTTGGAGATAAACGCTTCCTTTTTGAACTGCCTGATTTTTTTAACGGCGTCCGGGGTGATGAAATACCCGATGCCTCTTTTGTTGGAGATGATTTCCTGTTGCTGGAGCAGTTCACAGGTGCGCATGACGGTGTTGGGGTTGACCTCCAGCTGAACGGCCAGTTCTCTTACAGAAGGGATGCGTTCTTCCGGTTGCCACTTGTTCAACAGCACCTGTTCACATATATAGTCTGCGATCTGCAGATAAATGGCTTGAGAGTCTTTGAATTCCATGTCGCAATGTTTTAGATTTCCTTGTCTTTTAACCGGAAATAGGCGATGGTCCAGAGAGCGGGCGCCAGCAGGTATTGTGCGCTGAATATATAACTGTTGATCATCTTTTCTGAAATCACGTATACATTCGATTTATACATGCCGTCGTGGACCCCTACGAGAATAAAAGGCGCGTTTTGAAAAGGTGTTTGCATATGGCCGGCAAAAAGTATCCACACAAACAGGGTGTTCAGCAGATAAAGGCCTGCAAGGCAAACGAGCGTGGCCACCAGTGTTTTGATAAAGGCCAGCCGGGCGAAGTATATAGCTCCCAGTAAAAACAGCGCATGGCAGAAAAGATAAGCGTAGTAGATATAGATATGGCCGTCCTCTTTGGTCAGAAAGCTCCAGTCGAGCTGTAAAGACCTTTCGTTTCTGATAAGCGATACTTTGTTGAGAAACAGCAATGCTGCATAGGCCGCGATATGATAAACAAGGAGGTAACCCACCGTGGTGATCAGGAAAATAGTGATGAATTTCTCAAAATGGGAAGCGGGCAACATCAGGAACTGCGCTCCTTTTTCTTTGCTGGCCAGCTCGCTGAAAGCCATGCTGGTGAACAGCAGGCCTCCGAAGAAAAGACCGAAATAATAGAAGCCGACTACCTCGCTCAGTTCATGCGGAGCGTTGTCTGTGAGCAGCATGAAGGCCGGAACCAGCATCAACAGGCCAAAGATGGAGAGGGCTCCCAGCAGATACGATTTCCACGATGCGAGTATATGGTATTGGAAATAGTAGCCCAGGCGGCGGAAATCCAGTACGTTGTTAGATTGCATGGGTTTAATCAGTTAAAAAGTTCTTGAATGGGTTGGCGGTTGGAGAGGATAGCGTTGAACAGCAGCTCCATATCGATTTTGCTTTGTTCCATGTTTTCATTTTTCATGATCACGGAGTGGCCGCGGAGACTACTGTCTGCATACAGTATCGGCAGGCGGTCGTCCAGCTGGGCCAGCAGTTTGAAGCTCAGTTTATCCGTTACGGTGCCTACATCCTGGTGGAAGATAATTTTGTGGTCGTCGATGATGACGATGCTGTCTATCAGGTTGTCGAGGTCCCTTACCTGGTGCGTGGATATCACCATGCATTTGTCGTCCGTAACGGCGGCTGCCATTACTTTGCGGAACTGGCTTTTGGAGGGAATATCGAGGCCGTTGGTGGGTTCGTCCATGATCAGCACTTTGGTATTGGTTGCCAGTGCGAAGCTGATAATGACTTTTTTCTTCTGGCCGTAAGACATGTTGGTCAGTTGCTGGTCCTGCGGGATAGCGAATTCCCTCAGGTAGCTGTAAAAGGCCTGTTCATCGAAACGGGGGTAAAAAGGAGCGTTGGCCTTTACATAGGTGCGGATGCTGATTTTAGGCAGGTTGAACTCTTCCGGTACGAGGAATATTTCCCGGAGGAAGGCCGGCTGCCGCTTCGCTGTTTTATAACCCATTACCTCACAGGCGCCTCCGTCGGGGAATAACAAACCGGCGATCTGTTTGAGCAGGGTGGACTTGCCAGCGCCGTTTTTGCCGAGGAGGCCATATATATGGCCTGCTTCCAGCCGGAGGCTGAGATCCTCGAACAGGGGCCTGTTGGGGCGGTAGCTGAATTTCAGGGATTGGATGTTAATCATATCGTGTGATTTAGTGTACTACTTAACTAGTACACTGTGAAAGTACGACTTTAGATCATAAATCAAAATTTTTTTTTAGGGGGGATGGGAAGGTGTTGAAATGGGGGCGTAAGCGCAGGGGGGCTGGGTTGTCCATGGGGAACAAAAAAGGCTGACCGGTGAGGTCAGCCTTCTATACTGGTATTGTGGTCTTCTTAGAGTTCCGGGTACAGCGGGAATTGCTGCATGAAGCCATTCACTTCACCTCTTACTTTGGTGATGAGGGCTTCATTATCAGCGTCCATGAGCAGTTGATCGATCCAGTCAACGATCTGCTCCATATGACCTTCTTTCAGGCCGCGGGTGGTGATGGCAGGAACGCCTACACGGATACCGGAGGTGATGAAAGCAGATTTATCGTCGAACGGAACCATGTTTTTGTTGGCAGTGATTTCTGCTTTCACCAGGGTTTGTTCGGCTTTTTTACCGGAGATGTTTTTATTGCGCAGGTCTATCAGCATGAGGTGGTTGTCTGTACCGCCGCTGATGATCTGGTAGCCTCTGTTCACGAAGCTTTTAGCCATGGCCTGGGCGTTTTTCAGGATCTGTTTGGCGTACACGTCGTATTCGTCAGACAGGATTTCGAAGAAAGACACGGCTTTGGCAGCGATGACGTGTTCGAGCGGACCACCCTGGATACCGGGGAATACAGCGGTATCGATGAGGGAGCTCATGAGGCGGATTTCGCCTTTCGGAGTTTTCAGGCCGAAAGGATTTTCGAAGTCTTTGCCCATCATGATCATACCGCCGCGGGGGCCACGCAGTGTTTTATGGGTGGTGGTGGTTACGAAGTGGCAGTGTTCGAACGGTGAGTTGAGCAGTCCTTTGGCGATAAGGCCCGCAGGATGCGCAATGTCTGCCAGTACGAAAGCGCCTACCTGGTCAGCGATTTCGCGGATACGTTTATAATCCCAGTCACGGCTGTAGGCAGAGGCGCCGCATACGATCAGTTTGGGTTTTTCGCGGTTGGCGATTTCTTCCATTTTATCGTATTCCACGAGGCCTGTTTCTTTATTAACGCCGTAGAAATGAGGTTCATAAAGCTTGCCGGAGTAGTTTACAGCAGAACCGTGGGTCAGGTGACCGCCCATGCTGAGGTCCAGGCCGAGGATTTTATCACCGGGCTGCAGGATGGCCAGCATTACTGCGGCATTGGCCTGTGCTCCGGAGTGAGGTTGTACGTTGGCATAAGCAGCCCCAAATATTTGTTTAGCCCTGTCAATGGCCAGTTGTTCGCTCTGGTCCACGATTTCGCAGCCTGCGTAGTATCTTTTGCCAGGGTAGCCTTCGGCGTATTTATTCGTCATCACATTACCCATGGCCTGCATTACCTGCAAGCTGGTAAAGTTTTCAGATGCGATCAATTCGATGCCATGGCGCTGACGCTCCAATTCCTGGCGGATAATATCAAATATTTGCTGGTCTCTTTGCATGATGCCTTAAAATTTGCTGCAAATTTAGAATAACTCCCGATCAAATGCAATTCGGAATATTTTGGTATTTAGATATTTGGTTATTTGATTATTTAAGGAGTTCATTAATAGTGTCGGGTGTAAATGAACTCTCCAATAACCCAGTGACCAAATGGCCAAATAACTAAATAATTGTCTATTTTCGCGGCATTCGGAGCTTATCCTAACTACAACTACATGAAGGCAATAATACCCGTGGCCGGGGCGGGCACTAAGCTCAGGCCACATACATATACACAACCCAAAGCACTCATCCCATTAGCCGGCAGGACCATACTGAGCATCATTGTGGATCAGCTGGTGGAAGCGGGCATCACGGAATTTGTTTTTGTGGTAGGGTATCTGGGGGAAAAAATCCAGCACTACGTTGAAAAGAAATACCCGCAGCTGACCTGCCACTTCGTGCATCAAAACAGCCGCGAAGGCACGGGGCATGCTATCCTGCTGACCCGCGAAGTAGTAGGCAACGATGAAGTGCTGATCGTACTGGGCGATACCATCTGTGAGTGTGATTTCAAGGAAGTGGTGTCTTCTCCTTACTCTGTACTGGGATTGAAGAAGGTGGATGATCCGCGCAACTTCGGGGTGGCGGAACTGGATGAAAGCGGCAAGATCACCCGGGTGGTGGAGAAACCGCAGATCCCCAAGTCCAACCTTGCGCTGGTAGGCCTTTATAAGATCAAGGAGAGCGCGCAGCTCTATGAATGCCTGCAAGCCAATATCGACAATCATATCAAGTCACATGACGAGTTTCAGCTCACTGATGCGCTGGAATGTATGATAGAACACGGCGTGCGTTTTAACGCTTTCAAGGTGATCAACTGGTTTGACTGCGGCCGCAAGGATACCCTGCTGGAAACCAATGCCATCCTGCTGAAAAAGTACAAACTGGCCAATAATCCGGTACTGCCGTATGAGAACACTATTATCATACCGCCGGTAAGTATCGGAGAAGGCTGTAATATCAAGAACTCCATCATCGGCCCTAACGTGGCCGTAGGCGATAATACGGTGATCAACTACTCCATCGTGAAGGACTCCATTATCGGTTCATTCAGCAACCTGTATGAGGTGGTGCTGAAGTCCTCGCTGATAGGCAGCGATGCCAATATCCGCGGCCTTAGCCAGAGCCTTAATATCGGCGACAATACAGAAATCGATCTGGGCTAAAATGTTATATTCGTTGCATGAACCGGATTTCCTCTTTGTTCGGGATACAATACCCGATTGTACAAGCCGGCATGATATGGGCCAGCGGGTGGCGTTTAGCCAGTGCAGTGAGTAATGCAGGCGGGCTGGGCCTTATCGGCGCAGGCAGTATGTACCCCGATGTGCTGAAGCATCATATCCAACGCTGTAAAGAAGCTACCAACAAGCCTTTTGGGGTGAATGTGCCCCTGCTGTACCCGGATATTGAGCAATTGATCAACATCATCCTGGAAGAGAAAGTACAGGTGGTGTTTACATCTGCCGGTAATCCCAAGACATGGACGCCGGTGTTGAAAGCGGCGGGCGTGAAAGTGGTGCATGTGGTGTCCAGCTCGGCTTTTGCCCTGAAAAGCGAAGCGGCCGGCGTGGATGCTGTGGTGGCGGAAGGCTTTGAAGCGGGAGGGCACAACGGTCGGGAGGAAACCACCACCATGGTGCTGATACCGGCTGTCTGTGAAAAAGTGCAGATACCAGTGATCGCTGCGGGCGGCATTGGTTCCGGAAGAGCCATGGCAGCAGCTTTTGCGCTGGGCGCCTCCGGAGTGCAGGTAGGCAGCCGTTTTGTGGCAACCCCCGAAGCATCTTCCCATATTAATTTCAAGGAAGCGGTGGTCAACGCCAAAGAAGGCGATACCATGTTAAGCCTCAAGAAATTAACCCCTGTACGTCTTATTAAAAATCATTTTTACGAAACGGTGAAAACCGCGGAAGACGGCGGCGCAGACCCCGATGCGCTGAAAGTTCTGCTGGGACGCGCCCGCGCTAAAACCGGTATGTTCGAAGGTAATCTGGAAGAAGGAGAGCTGGAGATAGGGCAGGTCAGCGCGTTGATTCACGATATTAAACCCGCTGCGGCCATCGTGGAGGACATCTGGAATGAATTCCAGGTTGTACGCAGGCAGCTGGCAGGAGATATTTAGAGATTTTTTGATTTACGGCTTTTTTGATTTTTAGAATAAAGAGCGAAGACCAGAGCGGCTTTTATACTCGCCCTGGTCTTCGCTTTATACATTCACGAAATCAAAAAATCCGTAAATCAAAAAATCTCTAAATGCCTTATCCTTTCTTTATCACCCATTTCAGGGCTTCTTTCAGCGTCACTTTCTTACCATATAACAGGATGCCGGTACGGTATATTTTTCCGGCGGCCCAGGTGGTCAGGATAAATCCACCGATCAGCAGGGCAAAAGACAGCCCGAGTTGCCAGTAAGGCACGGTGCCCGGCACACCGTAAGGCAGGCGGGCCATCATCACCATGGGCGAGGTGAAAGGAATGATGCTGCCCCATACGGCCAGCGGGCTTCCCGGATCGTGTACGGCTTTCATCATGATCATAATACCGATGATGATGGGCACTGTGATGGGAAAGGTAAGCTGTTGCACGTCGGTGGCGTCTTCGTTCGCCAGGCTGCCGATGGCGGCAAACAGCGAAGAGTAGAAAAGGTAGCCGCCGAGGAAATAAAATATGAAACAGGACAGCAGCAGTGACCAGTTAATGCTGCCCACTACGTCGGATACGCGGCGGAAGGCTTCGGCTGCTTCTGCATTGTTGTTCTGCGCCATCATATTGCTTTGGCTGGCGGCCTGGATACTTTCGGGCGACAGGAACAGCGGGATCACGGCATAGATAACGCTGATGAGCACGCCCCAGATCAGGAACTGCAGCAGGCCTACAGCGGCGATGCCCACAATTTTACCCATCATGAGCTGGAAAGGTTTCACGCTGGAGATCATTACTTCCGCGATGCGGTTCACTTTCTCTTCCATCACGCCGCGCATCACGGAGGTGCCAAACAGCAGCAGTACGATATAGATGGTAAAGCCGCTGGCATAACCAACGCCATAGGCTACCCATGAGTTGCCTTTCTTTTCATCGTCACCGCTTTTGAATTCCACGGTGATATTGGAGCGCAGTGCATCCAGCCTGGATTTGTCGATCCCTTCCTGCTCCATGCGTTTTTTCTCGATAACATTGTTGATATCGTTGTTGATAGCCGTTTCCAGGGAGATGCCTGCCTGGCCTTTACTATAGTATTCCAGTCCGGCGGGACGGTTAATATCAATATCCGGTATATAAAGGATACCGGAGTAATCGGCTGCTTCGTAGTGGCGTTTGAGGCTGTCGAGGTTGGCGTCTGGCAGGTATTTGAAGTAGACGCCTTT encodes:
- a CDS encoding SPOR domain-containing protein; this encodes MQKLFILVCCLLGSSWAMAQDYTMSGNGSVKVIKDSRLDALIRKQIYINTLAIRNQSGFRVQVISTNKRGDANEAKARVMQLYSDYRTYLDYQAPYFKVRVGDFKTREEASELRDKLSSLFSGGVFVVPAIINVSPDKELSNEEPY
- a CDS encoding M20 metallopeptidase family protein is translated as MKNRIKELAKAYAPAFIDIRRHIHSHPELSFQEYKTSEFIQQQLDKFGVPYKAGIAGTGVIALIEGKNPASKTIALRADIDALPINEANDVSYKSVNNGIMHACGHDVHTTVVLGATKILHELKDELEGTVKILFQPGEEKHPGGASIMIEEGALENPRPDAILGLHVHPSMETGKLGFCAGKYMASADEIYITVKSKGGHAAQPHLTVDTILVASQLVVSLQQVISRNNNPFSPSVLSICAFNGGFTTNVIPSEVKLMGTFRAMDETWRFKAHELIRKQAAGIAEATGADIDIDILVGYPTLYNNEAVTAKARQLAEDYIGKEQVEDTELRMGAEDFAFYSQIVPACFFRLGTGNKEKGITSGVHTPTFDVDERAIEIGMGTMAYLATQF
- a CDS encoding GntR family transcriptional regulator; translation: MEFKDSQAIYLQIADYICEQVLLNKWQPEERIPSVRELAVQLEVNPNTVMRTCELLQQQEIISNKRGIGYFITPDAVKKIRQFKKEAFISNELPSLFRSMYLLDIDVDELKPYYEKFKKSNFK
- a CDS encoding ABC transporter ATP-binding protein codes for the protein MINIQSLKFSYRPNRPLFEDLSLRLEAGHIYGLLGKNGAGKSTLLKQIAGLLFPDGGACEVMGYKTAKRQPAFLREIFLVPEEFNLPKISIRTYVKANAPFYPRFDEQAFYSYLREFAIPQDQQLTNMSYGQKKKVIISFALATNTKVLIMDEPTNGLDIPSKSQFRKVMAAAVTDDKCMVISTHQVRDLDNLIDSIVIIDDHKIIFHQDVGTVTDKLSFKLLAQLDDRLPILYADSSLRGHSVIMKNENMEQSKIDMELLFNAILSNRQPIQELFN
- the glyA gene encoding serine hydroxymethyltransferase yields the protein MQRDQQIFDIIRQELERQRHGIELIASENFTSLQVMQAMGNVMTNKYAEGYPGKRYYAGCEIVDQSEQLAIDRAKQIFGAAYANVQPHSGAQANAAVMLAILQPGDKILGLDLSMGGHLTHGSAVNYSGKLYEPHFYGVNKETGLVEYDKMEEIANREKPKLIVCGASAYSRDWDYKRIREIADQVGAFVLADIAHPAGLIAKGLLNSPFEHCHFVTTTTHKTLRGPRGGMIMMGKDFENPFGLKTPKGEIRLMSSLIDTAVFPGIQGGPLEHVIAAKAVSFFEILSDEYDVYAKQILKNAQAMAKSFVNRGYQIISGGTDNHLMLIDLRNKNISGKKAEQTLVKAEITANKNMVPFDDKSAFITSGIRVGVPAITTRGLKEGHMEQIVDWIDQLLMDADNEALITKVRGEVNGFMQQFPLYPEL
- a CDS encoding sugar phosphate nucleotidyltransferase; translated protein: MKAIIPVAGAGTKLRPHTYTQPKALIPLAGRTILSIIVDQLVEAGITEFVFVVGYLGEKIQHYVEKKYPQLTCHFVHQNSREGTGHAILLTREVVGNDEVLIVLGDTICECDFKEVVSSPYSVLGLKKVDDPRNFGVAELDESGKITRVVEKPQIPKSNLALVGLYKIKESAQLYECLQANIDNHIKSHDEFQLTDALECMIEHGVRFNAFKVINWFDCGRKDTLLETNAILLKKYKLANNPVLPYENTIIIPPVSIGEGCNIKNSIIGPNVAVGDNTVINYSIVKDSIIGSFSNLYEVVLKSSLIGSDANIRGLSQSLNIGDNTEIDLG
- a CDS encoding NAD(P)H-dependent flavin oxidoreductase produces the protein MNRISSLFGIQYPIVQAGMIWASGWRLASAVSNAGGLGLIGAGSMYPDVLKHHIQRCKEATNKPFGVNVPLLYPDIEQLINIILEEKVQVVFTSAGNPKTWTPVLKAAGVKVVHVVSSSAFALKSEAAGVDAVVAEGFEAGGHNGREETTTMVLIPAVCEKVQIPVIAAGGIGSGRAMAAAFALGASGVQVGSRFVATPEASSHINFKEAVVNAKEGDTMLSLKKLTPVRLIKNHFYETVKTAEDGGADPDALKVLLGRARAKTGMFEGNLEEGELEIGQVSALIHDIKPAAAIVEDIWNEFQVVRRQLAGDI
- a CDS encoding ABC transporter permease translates to MNKIWLIIKREFLTRVRKRSFLVVTLLVPIAFAAMIVIPILMAVSGNESKRIAVIDKSGIFNNNLPDKKGVYFKYLPDANLDSLKRHYEAADYSGILYIPDIDINRPAGLEYYSKGQAGISLETAINNDINNVIEKKRMEQEGIDKSRLDALRSNITVEFKSGDDEKKGNSWVAYGVGYASGFTIYIVLLLFGTSVMRGVMEEKVNRIAEVMISSVKPFQLMMGKIVGIAAVGLLQFLIWGVLISVIYAVIPLFLSPESIQAASQSNMMAQNNNAEAAEAFRRVSDVVGSINWSLLLSCFIFYFLGGYLFYSSLFAAIGSLANEDATDVQQLTFPITVPIIIGIMIMMKAVHDPGSPLAVWGSIIPFTSPMVMMARLPYGVPGTVPYWQLGLSFALLIGGFILTTWAAGKIYRTGILLYGKKVTLKEALKWVIKKG